Proteins encoded within one genomic window of Calonectris borealis chromosome 1, bCalBor7.hap1.2, whole genome shotgun sequence:
- the LOC142091574 gene encoding apovitellenin-1: protein MLQSRALVIALILLLSTTLPEVHSKTIFEKDRRDWLVIPDAIAAYIYETVNKMSPKVGQFLVDAAQTPVVVVTRNFLIRETTKLSILAEQLMEKIKNLWYTRVLGY from the exons ATGCTGCAATCCAGGGCATTGGTGATAGCTCTGATTCTGCTTCTTAGCACCACTCTCCCTG AAGTGCACTCAAAGACCATCTTTGAGAAAGACCGTCGTGACTGGTTGGTCATCCCCGATGCAATTGCAGCTTACATCTATGAAACTGTGAACAAGATGTCCCCTAAAGTCGGTCAGTTCTTGGTGGATGCTGCCCAGACTCCAGTAGTTGTTGTGACTAG GAACTTCCTCATCAGAGAAACAACTAAACTCAGTATACTGGCTGAACagctgatggaaaaaataaagaacctGTGGTACACAAGAGTCCTAGGCTACTAG